Within the Acinetobacter radioresistens DSM 6976 = NBRC 102413 = CIP 103788 genome, the region CACTTTTTTATTCAGCCACTCTTAACTGATAAATCTGAACAGTACCAGACTTGAAGCCAAAATCGCCATGCCGGATACCAGTCCATATACGGTTTCATGGCCTTGGCTATAACGTTTGGCTGTGGGCAGCAGCTCGTCTAAGGCCAGATAAACCATCACTCCACCAATAATTCCAAAGACAATGCCATAAATTGCATCACTCATGAAAGGCTGCAAAATAAAATAGCCAAGTGCTGCACCTATAGGTTCAGCAAGACCGGAAACAAAGCTTGCACCTAAAGCAAGTTTTTTATTCTGAGTGGCTATATAGACGGGTAAAGCAATGGCTACCCCTTCAGGAATATTATGAATAGCAATTGCAACTGCAAGTGGTGCTCCCAAGGTCGGACTTTCCAATGTGGCAAAAAAAGTTGCCAGACCTTCGGGCAGATTATGGGCAGTAATAGCAAA harbors:
- the zupT gene encoding zinc transporter ZupT, encoding MDNFMQQEVLTAFLVTLLAGLATVIGGALVLFFRQPSFRFLSFGLAFSAGAMVYVSLTEILNKSIASFSGAFDPKTGYALGTFSLLLGIILVLLLDHFIPNPHESVEKGTEHGLDQQQLMRTGLLTLFAITAHNLPEGLATFFATLESPTLGAPLAVAIAIHNIPEGVAIALPVYIATQNKKLALGASFVSGLAEPIGAALGYFILQPFMSDAIYGIVFGIIGGVMVYLALDELLPTAKRYSQGHETVYGLVSGMAILASSLVLFRFIS